The Haemorhous mexicanus isolate bHaeMex1 chromosome 8, bHaeMex1.pri, whole genome shotgun sequence genome includes a window with the following:
- the B3GALT1 gene encoding beta-1,3-galactosyltransferase 1, with protein MASKVSCLYILTVVCWASALWYLSITRPTSSYTGHRQVSSISIARKNVSFGNIRTRPINPHSFDFLINEPNKCEKSAPFLVILISTTHKEFDARQAIRETWGDENNFKGIKISTLFLLGKNADPVLNQMVEQESQIFHDIIVEDFIDSYHNLTLKTLMGMRWVATFCSKAKYVMKTDSDIFVNMDNLIYKLLKPNTKPRRRYFTGYVINGGPIRDVRSKWYMPRDLYPDSNYPPFCSGTGYIFSADVAELIYKTSLHTRLLHLEDVYVGLCLRKLGIHPFQNSGFNHWKMAYSLCRYRRVITVHQITPEEMHRIWNDMSSKKHLRC; from the coding sequence ATGGCTTCAAAGGTCTCATGTTTATACATTTTGACAGTAGTTTGTTGGGCAAGTGCTCTTTGGTACTTGAGTATAACTCGTCCTACTTCTTCCTACACGGGCCACAGACAGGTCAGTAGCATATCCATAGCCAGAAAAAACGTTTCCTTTGGCAACATAAGAACTCGACCTATAAATCCACATTCCTTTGACTTCCTTATCAATGAACCCAACAAATGTGAGAAGAGCGCCCCGTTCTTGGTCATTCTTATCAGTACGACTCACAAAGAGTTCGATGCCAGGCAAGCCATTCGAGAAACGTGGGGTGATGAAAACAACTTCAAAGGAATTAAAATCTCCACACTatttcttcttggaaaaaaCGCAGATCCTGTGTTAAATCAAATGGTAGAGCAAGAAAGCCAAATTTTTCATGACATTATTGTGGAAGATTTTATCGACTCTTACCATAACCTCACTCTGAAAACGTTGATGGGGATGAGGTGGGTAGCAACATTTTGTTCAAAAGCGAAGTATGTTATGAAGACAGACAGTGATATTTTTGTAAATATGGACAATCTTATTTATAAGCTGCTCAAACCTAACACCAAGCCAAGGAGAAGGTACTTCACAGGTTATGTTATAAATGGAGGACCAATAAGAGATGTTCGCAGTAAGTGGTACATGCCAAGAGATTTGTATCCCGACAGCAATTACCCACCCTTCTGTTCAGGCACTGGCTACATTTTTTCAGCTGATGTAGCAGAACTGATTTACAAAACCTCCCTTCATACCAGACTTCTACATCTTGAAGATGTGTACGTTGGACTCTGCCTTCGGAAGCTGGGCATTCACCCCTTCCAAAACAGTGGCTTCAATCACTGGAAGATGGCCTACAGCTTGTGCAGGTACCGCAGGGTGATCACAGTGCACCAGATAACACCAGAAGAAATGCACAGAATTTGGAATGACATGTCCAGCAAGAAACACCTTAGATGTTAA